One window of Novipirellula aureliae genomic DNA carries:
- a CDS encoding cytochrome P450, with protein sequence MTRQPDWNPKSTEVLYDQRAAYDKMRKTCPVAYSEMLGWSLFRHQDIRRVLDDHETFSSNVSRHISVPNGMDPPEHTKFRKLIEPLFRPEPMAAFEPKCRAITGTLFDSLLARTNVEFLFEFARPFAVRTQCESVGWHESMYEPLRDWTRKNQEATFAQNRNEMKRIAEEFEGFVAELLDQRRRNPTTDEHDVITSLLEARVDDRPLRNEEIVSILRNWTVGEIGTISAAIGILAHALATHLDVQERLREQPDLIPSAIEEILRAHGPLVANRRVTTCPVTMGGRKIEAGERISMNWISANRDERVFDDADQIRLDRDPSANLLWGAGIHGCPGAPLARLEMRVAIEELLKRTTQIKLNERYPATLATFPASGFATLPVTLRR encoded by the coding sequence ATGACACGGCAACCGGATTGGAATCCGAAATCAACCGAAGTACTTTACGACCAACGCGCGGCCTACGACAAGATGCGAAAAACGTGTCCGGTCGCCTATAGCGAGATGCTGGGTTGGTCGCTGTTTCGACATCAGGATATCCGTCGCGTGCTGGACGACCACGAGACGTTCAGCAGCAATGTGTCGCGGCATATTTCAGTACCCAACGGCATGGACCCGCCGGAACATACAAAGTTCCGCAAACTCATCGAACCCTTGTTTCGCCCCGAACCCATGGCGGCTTTCGAGCCCAAATGTCGTGCGATTACCGGTACGTTGTTCGACTCGCTCTTGGCCCGCACCAATGTCGAGTTCCTGTTCGAATTTGCTCGCCCGTTTGCCGTGCGGACCCAGTGCGAATCGGTCGGTTGGCACGAAAGCATGTATGAGCCGCTGCGGGATTGGACACGAAAGAACCAAGAGGCCACTTTCGCACAAAACCGCAACGAGATGAAACGGATCGCCGAGGAGTTCGAAGGTTTTGTCGCAGAGTTACTCGATCAGCGTCGGCGGAACCCCACGACCGATGAGCACGACGTGATCACCAGTCTACTGGAGGCCCGAGTCGATGATCGACCACTTCGCAATGAGGAAATTGTTAGCATTTTGCGGAACTGGACAGTTGGCGAAATCGGGACCATCTCCGCTGCGATCGGGATTTTAGCTCACGCGCTGGCGACCCATCTCGACGTTCAAGAGAGACTTCGCGAGCAGCCGGATTTGATCCCTTCCGCGATTGAAGAAATCCTGCGGGCTCACGGGCCGCTGGTTGCCAATCGTCGCGTGACGACATGCCCAGTGACAATGGGTGGTCGCAAAATCGAGGCGGGTGAGCGGATTTCAATGAACTGGATTTCCGCAAACCGCGATGAGCGGGTATTTGACGATGCCGATCAGATCCGTTTGGATCGTGATCCGTCGGCCAATCTATTGTGGGGTGCAGGGATTCACGGTTGCCCCGGAGCACCATTGGCGCGATTGGAAATGCGAGTTGCAATCGAAGAGTTACTCAAGCGAACGACGCAAATCAAGCTGAACGAAAGGTATCCGGCAACCTTAGCAACGTTTCCCGCCAGTGGTTTTGCAACGTTACCGGTCACGCTGCGGCGTTGA
- a CDS encoding transposase: MVHGYHIVLPMYGFWLPNDPQGSWSDFVRRWELVRFGHATKSIHRREIEELTPQEIVDRNAARASLAYPAVSVSGEQALSIANGFAKHCVKNNYTIWACAILPEHTHMVIARHTFKVEQMANLLKGAATRRIIADDRHPLQSFAKPGSRPPQMWATHLWKTFLDSEPAIEEAIAYVWDNPMKEDKPKQTWKFVTPFAGLGVGGWVTYH, translated from the coding sequence ATGGTTCATGGATATCACATCGTCTTGCCGATGTATGGATTCTGGTTACCAAACGATCCGCAAGGTTCTTGGTCGGACTTTGTTCGCCGCTGGGAGTTGGTTCGGTTTGGTCATGCAACGAAATCGATCCACCGCCGCGAGATTGAGGAATTGACGCCGCAGGAAATCGTTGATCGAAATGCTGCGAGGGCGAGTTTGGCATATCCGGCGGTTTCAGTATCAGGCGAACAGGCTCTGAGCATTGCCAACGGTTTCGCAAAGCACTGCGTCAAGAACAACTACACCATTTGGGCGTGTGCGATTCTTCCCGAGCACACTCACATGGTCATCGCCCGCCATACATTTAAGGTCGAGCAGATGGCAAATTTGTTGAAAGGTGCAGCCACGCGGCGGATCATTGCAGACGACAGGCATCCGCTGCAATCCTTTGCCAAACCAGGATCGCGACCACCCCAGATGTGGGCAACGCATCTTTGGAAAACCTTTTTGGACAGCGAGCCTGCGATTGAGGAAGCAATTGCCTATGTCTGGGACAATCCGATGAAAGAAGACAAACCCAAGCAAACATGGAAGTTCGTTACGCCGTTTGCGGGACTCGGTGTCGGTGGTTGGGTCACCTATCACTAG
- a CDS encoding cupin domain-containing protein — MAIHHAQAGEVVSVQPLAGALAQTKTTTLVKSEHLEVLRLVLPAGKEIAEHQAKGDVTIHCLEGRVTFDVGGKSIEISQGELFYLHAKEPHSVRSIEDSSLLVTFSL, encoded by the coding sequence ATGGCGATTCATCATGCACAAGCAGGCGAGGTTGTGTCCGTCCAACCGTTAGCCGGTGCATTGGCCCAGACGAAGACGACAACGCTCGTGAAGAGCGAGCATCTCGAAGTCCTTCGCTTGGTGTTACCGGCTGGCAAAGAGATTGCTGAGCATCAAGCGAAGGGCGACGTTACGATCCATTGTCTGGAAGGACGCGTGACGTTTGACGTAGGCGGCAAGTCGATCGAAATCAGCCAAGGTGAGCTATTTTATTTACACGCAAAAGAGCCCCACAGCGTGCGTTCCATCGAGGATTCGTCATTGTTAGTGACGTTTTCACTGTAA